In Daucus carota subsp. sativus chromosome 4, DH1 v3.0, whole genome shotgun sequence, one DNA window encodes the following:
- the LOC108216692 gene encoding cyclin-D4-1, with translation MAPGLDCAVSSLLCSEETESIYFDECVEDLETSFHNKTIKNQIFEAKEESFYSLLPLQSDEAFDLMLKKECEHLPASDYGERLRNGVLDLKARQEAVDWIGKVNSYFNFGPQCAYLSVNYFDRFISAYELPAGKAWMMQLLAVACVSLAAKTEETEVPLLLDLQVCESKFIFEARTIQRMELLVLSTLKWRMQSVTPFSFIEYFIAKTTGDHIASTSTIYRSTQLIASLTKGIEFLEFRPSEIAAAVALSVAGDTHTVETKNALYELDHHLQKDKLVKCVELIKRSSPSFSAFRSSGPNGLIPSSLPRSPSGVLDAAACLSYRSDDSTVESCLSSSHYAENTKRRKLS, from the exons atggCACCAGGTCTTGATTGTGCAGTATCAAGTCTCCTCTGTTCTGAAGAAACTGAAAGTATCTATTTTGATGAGTGTGTTGAAGACCTTGAGACCTCATTTCACAACAAaactattaaaaatcaaatctttgaggCTAAAGAAGAGTCTTTTTATAGTTTATTGcctttacaaagtgatgaagcTTTCGATTTGATGTTAAAGAAAGAATGTGAGCATTTGCCTGCTTCTGATTATGGGGAAAGATTGAGAAATGGGGTTTTGGATTTGAAGGCTAGGCAAGAGGCTGTTGATTGGATTGGAAAG GTGAATTCCTATTTCAATTTTGGACCTCAGTGTGCATATTTATCTGTGAACTACTTTGACAGATTCATCTCTGCCTATGAGTTACCA GCTGGAAAAGCATGGATGATGCAGTTGTTGGCTGTTGCCTGTGTATCTCTAGCGGCCAAAACGGAGGAGACTGAAGTGCCATTGCTCTTAGATTTACAG GTTTGTGAAtcgaaatttatatttgaaGCAAGAACCATACAGAGAATGGAACTTCTTGTTTTGAGTACATTGAAGTGGAGAATGCAATCAGTAACCCCTTTCTCATTTATTGAGTATTTTATTGCAAAGACTACGGGGGATCATATTGCATCAACGTCTACAATATACAGATCGACGCAACTTATAGCAAGCCTGACAAAAG GGATTGAATTCTTGGAATTCAGGCCTTCTGAAATTGCAGCAGCAGTGGCTCTGTCTGTTGCAGGAGACACTCATACAGTAGAAACCAAAAATGCATTATATGAACTCGATCACCATTTACAAAAG GATAAATTGGTAAAATGTGTCGAACTGATAAAGAGATCATCACCATCTTTCAGTGCATTTAGAAGTAGTGGTCCAAATGGATTAATCCCATCATCATTGCCCCGAAGCCCTAGTGGTGTGCTAGATGCTGCCGCTTGTTTAAGCTATAGAAGTGATGATTCAACAGTTGAATCATGTTTAAGTTCTTCTCATTATGCGGAAAACACTAAAAGGAGGAAGCTAAGTTAA